CAGCCAGATATCGCTGACCGCCGGCTTCTCCGTCGCGTTCATCGCGGTGATCATCGGCACGCTGGTCGGTTCGATCGCGGGCTATTTCGGCGGCTGGATCGACACCATTCTGATGCGATTCGTGGACATGATGAACTCGGTGCCGCTGCTGTTTTTGAATATCTTGGTTTTGGCTATTTTTGGTTCAAAATTCATTTATATGATTTTAATTTTGGCGTTTACCGGCTGGGTGGGCGTCGCGCGGCTCGTGCGCGGGACGTTCCTGCAGCTGCGGGAAATGCAGTACGTGGAAGCGGCCAAAGCGATCGGCGTTTCCAGCTGGGGCATTATATTCCGGCATCTGCTGCGCAACGCCAGCTTCCCGATCATCGTCAACGCGACGCTGATGGTCGGCGGTGCGATTTTGAGTGAATCGGCGCTGTCTTACCTTGGACTCGGCATACAGCCGCCGCAAACGAGCTGGGGGCTGATGCTGTCGAACGCCCAGGAATTCATGCTGACTAACCCGCTTCTGGCGCTTTATCCGGGCCTGTGTATTCTGATCGTCGTGCTGGCGGTCAACTTTATCGGCGACGGCATCCGCGACGCGCTCGACCCGCGGAAGAGAGCCGGACTTTCACGAAGGAGGCTGGAC
This genomic window from Paenibacillus humicola contains:
- a CDS encoding ABC transporter permease; this encodes MSDLQLHNNGAGYAPGAEPPVAAVVPVEKKSDGPWRLACRKFFRNPYAVAGLVVLLLFVLIAVFARAITPFDPNKIVLLDANLPAGGNHLLGTDELGRDIFTRLIYSSQISLTAGFSVAFIAVIIGTLVGSIAGYFGGWIDTILMRFVDMMNSVPLLFLNILVLAIFGSKFIYMILILAFTGWVGVARLVRGTFLQLREMQYVEAAKAIGVSSWGIIFRHLLRNASFPIIVNATLMVGGAILSESALSYLGLGIQPPQTSWGLMLSNAQEFMLTNPLLALYPGLCILIVVLAVNFIGDGIRDALDPRKRAGLSRRRLDKWRKIFSKSGV